In Heyndrickxia vini, the sequence GATAGATGATTCATGTGTGCGTTCAAATGCGTGTGATGATTCAATTCCTGGTCCAACAAGACCATGGACAATATCAAATCCGGCACGAATCGCGGCTGAAGCATCAGATCCATAGAAAGGATAAATATCTACTTTATATTCAATATTGTTCTCCTTCGCTAAGTTGACAAGATGTTTTCGCAATCCATAATGATAAGGACCGCTAGAATCCTTTGCACAGATAGAAACTGTATATTCATCAGAGGATTGGCCATCACCAAGTGCACCCATGTCAACTGCTAAATATTCAACGGTTTCCGGCGTAATATTCGAATTTCCCCCATAACCGATTTCTTCATTATTAGAAATGAGAAAATGTGTCGTGTACGGCAGTTCAACATTGTTCTCTTTAATGAATTTGATCAGTCGTAAAAGAATGGCGGTACTTGCTTTATCATCAAGATGTCGAGATTTAATGTATCCTGATTCTGTAATCTCCACACGCGGTTCAAATGAAACAAAGTCTCCTTCTTCAATACCAAGATTACGTACATCATATTCATTTAGTACTTTT encodes:
- a CDS encoding M42 family metallopeptidase; this translates as MNTYGNAKETMELIKQLVSIPSPSGNTKKVIDFCEQYLKETNVEMYRNRKGGLIVTLPGKNTKQHRMLTAHVDTLGAMVKEVKANGRLKLTMIGGFRWNSVEGEYCKIETSSGKVYTGTILMHQQSVHVYKDAGKAERNEDNIEVRIDEKVLNEYDVRNLGIEEGDFVSFEPRVEITESGYIKSRHLDDKASTAILLRLIKFIKENNVELPYTTHFLISNNEEIGYGGNSNITPETVEYLAVDMGALGDGQSSDEYTVSICAKDSSGPYHYGLRKHLVNLAKENNIEYKVDIYPFYGSDASAAIRAGFDIVHGLVGPGIESSHAFERTHESSISNTEQLLFAYVQSEIVSL